The Nitrospira tepida genome includes a window with the following:
- a CDS encoding type II toxin-antitoxin system VapB family antitoxin, with product MKTTIEIDQHLLRQAQKALGTDTIKGTVEASLRTVIRQGQLQKLADALGTIPLDLTPEQLRQQRRKRTPHVSR from the coding sequence ATGAAGACCACTATCGAAATCGATCAGCATCTCCTGCGACAGGCTCAGAAGGCGCTTGGCACGGATACCATCAAAGGAACCGTCGAAGCCAGTCTCCGAACGGTCATCCGCCAGGGTCAGTTACAGAAACTCGCGGATGCGCTCGGGACGATTCCCCTCGACCTGACGCCCGAGCAGCTTCGACAGCAACGCCGCAAACGGACCCCGCATGTATCTCGTTGA
- the vapC gene encoding type II toxin-antitoxin system VapC family toxin has product MYLVDTSVWIHALRPAGHPEVRARLKPLILSGDTALTEWILLELMTGLTKSEHPDTLLQWFAPVIRLPFEVAWWEKAWQNAGRLRKHGVSPTAADCLIATVALEHRVTLIHCDADFEAMHPALQLQTLDWTQYLARS; this is encoded by the coding sequence ATGTATCTCGTTGACACGTCCGTGTGGATCCATGCCCTGCGTCCAGCCGGTCATCCCGAAGTCCGTGCACGACTCAAGCCGTTGATCCTCAGCGGGGACACCGCGCTCACCGAGTGGATTCTGCTCGAACTGATGACGGGCCTCACGAAGTCCGAACATCCGGACACCTTGCTGCAGTGGTTTGCTCCAGTCATACGCCTTCCGTTCGAGGTGGCCTGGTGGGAAAAAGCCTGGCAGAATGCGGGGCGGCTAAGAAAACACGGAGTGTCGCCCACGGCTGCGGATTGTCTCATCGCCACGGTCGCGCTGGAGCACCGCGTCACCTTGATCCATTGCGACGCCGATTTCGAAGCCATGCATCCGGCGCTTCAGTTGCAGACCCTCGATTGGACGCAGTACCTCGCGAGGTCCTAA
- a CDS encoding helix-turn-helix transcriptional regulator, with translation MAETALWNLIREVRTRAGLNPRELARQLKMSPAHLYQIEDEQSGALPSDETLRAIARVCCADLQERAAVTHSLLLARARLIVSPEVAAHLSPRGEENMPEEFQRRVQADLKGRSETEIRFLDAQLGFNGRLGLVAAGLAGLTKSEVRALAVALDQPVEDYLVAAGYLPDWMLPLVRKEEGEVGLFDALRNISGKALGELASVLPPAWMKLVQGLQAAKIEVGEKK, from the coding sequence ATGGCTGAGACGGCCCTGTGGAATTTGATTCGCGAGGTGCGGACGCGGGCGGGATTGAACCCGAGAGAGTTGGCTCGCCAGCTCAAGATGTCTCCGGCGCACCTGTACCAGATCGAGGATGAACAGAGCGGGGCATTGCCGAGCGATGAAACGCTGCGGGCCATCGCACGGGTCTGTTGTGCGGATCTTCAGGAGCGGGCAGCGGTGACGCATAGCCTCCTCCTGGCGCGTGCGCGATTGATCGTCTCTCCTGAAGTGGCGGCCCATCTTTCGCCTCGAGGGGAAGAGAACATGCCGGAGGAGTTCCAACGGCGGGTTCAGGCTGATCTCAAAGGACGATCGGAAACCGAAATCAGATTCTTGGATGCGCAGTTGGGCTTCAATGGGCGGCTTGGGTTGGTGGCGGCAGGGCTCGCGGGCTTGACGAAGAGTGAGGTGAGAGCCTTGGCTGTGGCATTAGACCAGCCGGTCGAGGATTATCTGGTTGCTGCGGGATATCTCCCGGATTGGATGCTGCCGCTGGTGAGAAAAGAGGAGGGGGAGGTTGGGCTGTTCGATGCGCTCCGGAACATTTCAGGGAAGGCCTTGGGGGAACTCGCCAGTGTCCTGCCGCCCGCTTGGATGAAGTTGGTTCAGGGGTTGCAGGCTGCCAAGATCGAGGTCGGAGAGAAAAAATAA
- a CDS encoding recombination directionality factor: MTTTFVPFTRINGLSNRRRYPIIGKIRLGIRALGKSGSYPVETPYFVVPKEVQELYGEKPTELDVMFPSNNPELIFPQSLRWYGNSHGLKCIGNKKQAQRLDERTFRFEPRECPCELLEKGECSERAQLLVMLPRISMAGLYQIDLGSSNSMIDINSYFDWMNTHIGRFAMIQLKLRRVPRHMVHKGQPRIHYPLALRFDGSAADIEELKKLNAEILSKLGSIDVQEPEDTNPAIDPQATTVLEHDLPKALSLNGPGSDQAESATSEPSAISVPARPLEQADPPPSAAPDTPAAPQMTEPQKRRILRKAKEAGLAEDLILAKIHHLTKKEASALISRLDRQDHSFFDAAAPATAPALSGPRSEVLEPRANATLKANERLTPLTRVQFKTSGDATAFDQAADGEAPVADGGGVPPFLPTTEGVEF, translated from the coding sequence ATGACCACGACCTTCGTTCCGTTCACGCGCATCAACGGCCTCTCCAACCGCCGTCGCTACCCGATCATCGGCAAGATTCGCCTGGGCATCCGAGCGCTCGGCAAGAGCGGCAGCTATCCCGTCGAAACCCCCTACTTCGTTGTGCCCAAGGAGGTCCAAGAACTCTATGGGGAGAAACCCACCGAGCTGGACGTCATGTTTCCTTCCAACAATCCGGAGCTGATTTTTCCCCAATCCCTCCGATGGTACGGGAACTCCCATGGGCTGAAATGCATCGGGAACAAGAAACAGGCCCAGCGCCTCGACGAACGCACCTTCCGATTCGAGCCACGCGAATGCCCCTGCGAACTGCTCGAGAAAGGCGAGTGTTCGGAGCGCGCGCAGCTGCTCGTCATGCTGCCCAGGATCAGCATGGCCGGTCTGTATCAGATCGACCTCGGCAGCTCGAACAGCATGATCGACATCAACTCCTACTTCGACTGGATGAATACCCACATCGGACGGTTTGCGATGATCCAGCTCAAACTCCGCCGGGTCCCCAGACACATGGTCCACAAGGGCCAGCCCCGCATCCATTACCCGCTCGCCCTCCGCTTCGACGGGTCCGCCGCCGACATCGAAGAGTTGAAAAAGCTCAACGCGGAGATCCTCAGCAAGCTGGGTTCCATCGACGTCCAGGAACCAGAGGACACCAATCCGGCCATCGACCCACAGGCCACCACAGTCCTCGAACACGACCTCCCGAAGGCATTATCCCTGAACGGACCCGGCTCTGATCAGGCCGAGAGCGCCACATCTGAGCCGTCGGCCATTTCCGTTCCGGCACGACCACTGGAACAGGCCGATCCACCCCCCTCTGCCGCTCCCGACACGCCGGCAGCGCCACAGATGACCGAGCCCCAGAAACGGCGCATTCTGCGAAAAGCCAAGGAAGCGGGATTGGCCGAGGACCTCATTCTCGCCAAGATCCACCATCTGACAAAGAAAGAGGCGTCGGCACTGATTTCCCGACTCGACCGGCAGGACCATTCGTTCTTCGACGCCGCTGCTCCGGCCACGGCGCCGGCACTTTCGGGTCCGCGGTCTGAGGTATTGGAACCCCGCGCGAACGCAACGCTAAAGGCCAACGAGCGCCTGACCCCGTTGACCCGCGTCCAATTCAAGACGAGCGGCGACGCGACCGCATTCGATCAAGCAGCAGACGGTGAAGCCCCAGTGGCCGATGGCGGAGGCGTCCCCCCTTTCCTTCCCACTACGGAAGGAGTTGAATTCTAA
- a CDS encoding ParB/RepB/Spo0J family partition protein — protein MIPVNQLIVNPEYKDLFPPLADPDFDDLCRSVAEVGILCHLIVERTGDRYTILSGHHRYEAAIRAKYGEVPCSIATTLEEKIAALFDNVHRRHLSPHDQERLRQCEAEWKRKVLQSLIPELQGLIPYLPGEIKLTLAAASPERQRAYLTELQQRLTAHSSSGAPVAPAAEQSSLIHDLRQQLQEKQLQIQSLNNQITALQQTLKQAKSLATTLTSKQKATNATVDQAVQSRFQTELEDFRQRLEDLSKQLQAAHKDKETLEEQLQQERNRIKAMEAEVKAAALQQQQAVDRFQDSLRHSPGPELLSNGLDCASQILATLAVYAKTITTWSPGTPDQAAKSLRKVEQQLGLVQEAVSAASHRGRDAHPLGNGTPTLSVVGDGASKLNTGRPRERGKSLEG, from the coding sequence ATGATCCCAGTCAACCAGCTGATCGTGAACCCGGAGTACAAAGACCTGTTTCCCCCGCTCGCTGACCCCGACTTCGACGACCTCTGCCGGAGTGTCGCGGAAGTCGGCATCCTCTGCCACCTGATCGTCGAGCGGACCGGTGACCGGTACACGATTCTCTCCGGTCACCATCGCTACGAGGCAGCCATCCGAGCCAAGTACGGCGAGGTGCCGTGCAGCATCGCCACCACGCTGGAAGAAAAGATCGCCGCCCTGTTCGACAACGTCCATCGCCGCCACCTGTCACCCCACGACCAGGAACGCCTTCGGCAGTGCGAGGCCGAGTGGAAACGCAAGGTCCTCCAAAGCCTCATCCCGGAACTGCAGGGCCTGATTCCGTATCTTCCCGGCGAGATCAAGTTGACCCTCGCGGCCGCCTCGCCCGAACGGCAGCGCGCCTATCTCACGGAGCTTCAGCAACGGCTCACCGCTCACAGCAGCTCCGGGGCCCCAGTCGCCCCGGCTGCCGAGCAGAGCTCGTTGATTCACGATCTCCGCCAGCAACTCCAGGAGAAACAGCTCCAGATCCAGTCCCTCAACAACCAGATCACCGCACTCCAACAGACCCTCAAGCAGGCGAAGTCCCTCGCCACGACCCTGACCTCGAAACAGAAGGCAACCAACGCGACCGTCGATCAGGCTGTGCAGAGCCGTTTCCAGACCGAGCTTGAGGATTTCCGACAACGACTGGAGGACCTCTCCAAGCAGCTGCAAGCGGCTCACAAGGACAAGGAGACCCTGGAAGAGCAACTCCAGCAGGAACGCAACCGGATCAAAGCCATGGAGGCAGAGGTCAAAGCTGCTGCGCTCCAACAGCAGCAGGCGGTCGACCGATTCCAGGACTCGCTCCGCCACAGCCCCGGCCCCGAACTCCTGTCCAACGGACTCGATTGCGCCAGTCAGATCCTTGCCACCTTGGCCGTCTATGCCAAGACGATCACGACCTGGAGTCCCGGAACCCCGGACCAGGCGGCAAAAAGCCTGCGCAAAGTGGAGCAACAGCTCGGACTGGTGCAGGAGGCCGTTTCGGCGGCCTCCCACAGGGGACGGGATGCTCATCCACTCGGGAACGGGACGCCCACACTCAGCGTGGTTGGGGACGGTGCCTCCAAACTGAACACCGGGCGGCCAAGGGAGAGAGGCAAATCACTGGAGGGGTGA